In the Wyeomyia smithii strain HCP4-BCI-WySm-NY-G18 chromosome 2, ASM2978416v1, whole genome shotgun sequence genome, one interval contains:
- the LOC129720800 gene encoding AT-rich interactive domain-containing protein 4B isoform X1 yields MQQIDDPPYLTVGTEVSAKYKGAFCEAKVRKVVRNIKCKVAYKQTGLGSGIVSDDQIKGALRAGATVEVKHPERKEYVEATLTKIQDCSQYTVVFDDGDITTLRRSALCLKSGRHFNESETLDQLPLTHPEHFGNPVIGGRRGRRSRHLLQDESSDEDDEPVPNARANTSDKEENIGKVVCVESTDNKRKNPKENWFPGLVVAPTAQDTVRIRVKDEYLVRSFKDGRYYTVPKKEATEFTRDCTNKSEVAAVSAALDFMDNDTLPAHWDREALFGMAGSCSDSEQELETDSSDDEPTEEKDHFVAQLYKFMDDRGTPLNKVPSIINRDVNLYRLFRAVQKLNGYNRVTSQNQWKQIALRLGFSPATASITNLVKQAYKKFLFSFEEFNRKLGCTMVPHPRTNRSKGRSLVRASSVQSPKITEKEKPSTSSKVTSVAAAVAAAEAASSSAVDESGNTSESSTAETKPPTATKRKLSGAGAGKVKALVDKFEEKEKEKNKEGSLGKKEDLNPPAKKEKSAKPTGPPTKVANDGSKVDPNEKRGRKRKETDSTDSKKDDKDSGKGSSSGASSSSASGDSKATTETGKVDPSPDFPIEVGDKLKVYYDEQKVTYEAKVIEIAKQEGSPIYLVHYTGWNTRYDEWVRKERIAENLTNSKTKKGKSDRNSSSSKHASTPQSSGNPSLSTTPSSAATTPTTTPKASKRIRGSSKGDISGHTSTNSPRSTTPSISSHRNKSPASAHQGTGPPNRRPVTRGGHPPPSSSSKRRTSNNTDISSLSIATDDNTSDTDSDEPIKKGPANTNSNSSSSTASSNSSSSSSSSSSSISSSSTKVSTTAEAGSSSDAAAISDEFSNGASKGRDYDLNQIRSELKGFKELKSPTSPASDSTTTATTTDVTSSAVAAGLSASAATDLGDKETVVESSTDTKPTPASSDGKSLLEDPTEEEQEKSSETETLSEEESSQSSNKAFSSSPITAMVDSDTGPETPIPPPTVSTPTPTLTVSSTTTTLSSGISAATLSSNRHAKPTPESIQVKTIEKVVEKSADKPTLKPSDEKPSVSGILAKPPLKTYGTAAAILANAENNAVKFALSTIIREVEADKLPLIVVEENADAGTSTSSAVPAVTTFIKDVPAPIITKPSHLLSEEKTTAVCTPSSSARGNPSARTEITSSNPTQLLVPVKNTKMINVQDEIVATVINKSAIAAATTAIAVSAAVSSTIPGSGGMTIPSATAPTTVTSTTSSTLAALRAEKKFSGDKKMDKMLGSTIGKGLGIGAALSQPSEKKLSSSTLTPAQNKLLSKEALSIKSIFESSATRLEDNISDVYEFKDVEFELDATTAGSTPRKHLSEVPQAEVVNSMTPTLLSDEKKIGKKNPTRKLDPLGILDKKSKKISPIKETDKLKLVRREKERDLEKEKLLLTELEGAAITFSSTMTPLEKSSPYFAGFSSSSKVENSAYDVLQKSPSVSTIISQREEKPSVLCEEQKPELAKPVVVTKGIFTPVMSPTGPETSNNESVMSPSKIDEKIKAEPTLENCKKYFNDMNFEFDAPKIEKPPSIADKVLKALGHPQQSHTSSVKTEFPKYIIPTGHHKLPTTIPLIEPGTSCSPINAIPLKIESPSFVPIVPIKTHLSEPPKIEIHSIIMKKEIDLAKMTPLAPKAAPITFSIKPEILPAATCTKSQDLTESIKKLETSNLVQADSSRFTHHDEDSTDSNDSEHRLVIEDPEALDLPATNPNNQQTDFEKLIKVEVEEKSHHMHLSQADMHSAASAAAVAAVACKERLVLKTSDLLHDVVKEEPPHPSHFADITIAKKGKQPSILETIIQSELNTVTSRGMGSHNYLKLKDQHDSFAQNELERLRREEQLQQQIGTGLPLVGDSSEKQQQQNTNSESLSMLLCEETIPGSPAPVCGVSSAAAQKESTKVYVETGSAFLQPQNIAAPDLKPVPMDLEPSTVDPIVMARKPSSQTDATDTPNSSPRDSVSQDENQEVDASPAKKRRQRKTSEEPTIKRRRTNAGLASSSGYGSRGNHRPVGSNATDSEDNSDSMAFQRGGSVGGQSSGAGGSSTASPSGKSGRPCQYNFLVNLDPALNSAQRIAILKKKIQELRKTYNAIKAELASIDRRRKKLRRRERENKKQAKMAATGSGTV; encoded by the exons ATGCAA CAAATAGACGACCCCCCGTATTTGACTGTTGGCACGGAGGTAAGCGCCAAATACAAGGGGGCTTTTTGCGAGGCCAAGGTCCGCAAAGTGGTACGGAACATCAAGTGCAAGGTTGCGTACAAACAGACTGGACTCGGATCCGGCATCGTGTCCGACGACCAGATCAAGGGGGCGCTCCGCGCTGGTGCTACCGTCGAAGTAAAACATCCGGAGCGGAAAGAGTACGTGGAAGCGACGCTGACCAAGATTCAGGACTGTTCGCAGTACACGGTAGTGTTTGACGATGGGGACATTACGACGCTTCGGCGTAGTGCATTGTGTTTGAAAAGTGGAAGACATTTTAATGAAAGTGAAACGCTTGATCAGTTGCCACTAACTCATCCGGAGCATTTCGGCAATCCGGTAATTGGCGGTCGCAGAGGAAGGAG GTCCCGGCATCTACTACAGGACGAAAGCTCCGACGAAGATGACGAACCGGTCCCGAACGCACGTGCAAATACTAGTGATAAAGAGGAGAACATTGGTAAGGTGGTATGTGTGGAATCCACAGACAACAAGCGCAAGAATCCGAAGGAAAACTGGTTCCCGGGTTTGGTGGTTGCACCGACCGCCCAGGACACGGTTCGGATTCGCGTGAAGGATGAATACTTGGTGCGGTCGTTCAAGGACGGCCGTTACTACACTGTACCGAAGAAGGAAGCAACTGAATTCACTCGAGATTGTACCAACAAATCCGAGGTCGCTGCGGTTTCCGCTGCGCTAGATTTTATGGATAACGATACACTCCCTGCGCATTGGGATCGCGAAGCATTGTTCGGGATGGCTGGTAGTTGCAGCGATTCGGAACAAGAACTGGAAACGGACAGTTCTGATGATGAGCCTACCGAAGAGAAGGATCATTTTGTGGCTCAATTGTACAAATTTATGGATGATCGCGGGACACCATTGAATAAGGTTCCATCGATAATCAATCGTGACGTTAATCTATACCGACTATTCCGAGCTGTACAGAAGCTCAATGGTTATAATCGAGTAACCAGCCAAAACCAGTGGAAGCAAATTGCGTTGCGGTTGGGATTCTCCCCAGCTACGGCAAGCATAACAAATCTAGTAAAACAAGCTTATAAGAAGTTTTTGTTCTCATTTGAGGAATTCAATCGGAAATTGGGATGTACCATGGTTCCTCATCCGCGTACAAACCGTTCGAAAGGTCGCAGTCTGGTGCGTGCCAGCTCTGTGCAATCCCCGAAAATTACAGAAAAGGAGAAACCGTCGACCTCGAGTAAGGTAACATCGGTAGCGGCAGCCGTGGCTGCAGCTGAAGCTGCTTCCAGTTCAGCTGTCGATGAGTCTGGTAACACCAGTGAGTCAAGCACTGCTGAAACTAAGCCCCCAACTGCAACTAAACGGAAGCTTTCCGGTGCTGGCGCTGGCAAGGTTAAAGCGCTTGTCGATAAGTTTGAGGAgaaggaaaaagaaaagaacAAAGAAGGGTCATTAGGCAAAAAAGAGGATCTCAACCCGCCTGCTAAAAAGGAAAAATCAGCTAAACCGACAGGTCCTCCAACGAAAGTTGCTAATGATGGCAGCAAAGTTGATCCCAATGAAAAACGCGGTCGCAAGAGAAAAGAGACCGACTCAACGGATTCGAAAAAAGACGATAAGGATAGTGGAAAAGGATCCTCAAGTGGAGCCTCTTCTTCATCAGCCAGTGGTGATAGTAAGGCAACCACCGAAACAGGCAAAGTTGATCCTTCTCCCGATTTTCCGATAGAAGTCGGAGACAAGCTTAAAGTGTATTATGATGAACAAAAGGTAACCTATGAGGCAAAAGTCATCGAGATTGCCAAACAAGAAGGCAGCCCCATTTATTTGGTACATTACACTGGCTGGAACACAAGGTATGACGAATGGGTACGCAAAGAGCGTATCGCGGAAAATCTTACCAACAGTAAAACCAAGAAAGGTAAATCCGATCGGAATAGCAGCAGTAGCAAACACGCCTCTACCCCACAAAGCAGTGGAAATCCATCGCTGTCGACAACTCCGTCGAGTGCCGCTACAACACCGACCACCACCCCGAAAGCTTCCAAACGTATTCGGGGCAGCTCCAAAGGGGACATCTCCGGACATACCTCCACTAATTCACCACGATCCACAACGCCGAGTATTTCATCCCACCGGAATAAATCGCCTGCATCAGCCCATCAGGGAACGGGACCTCCGAATCGTCGACCAGTAACCCGCGGTGGTCATCCCCCGCCATCGTCCTCTTCAAAGCGTCGCACCTCCAACAACACAGACATTTCGTCGCTATCGATCGCCACCGATGACAATACCAGTGACACTGACTCCGATGAGCCTATCAAAAAGGGCCCAGCCAATACCAACAGCAACAGTTCGTCCTCGACGGCATCCTCCAACTCGTCCTCTTCGTCTTCGTCATCCAGCAGCAGCATTAGTTCGAGCAGCACGAAAGTAAGTACAACGGCCGAAGCGGGCTCGTCCTCGGACGCGGCGGCCATCTCGGACGAGTTTAGCAACGGAGCTTCCAAGGGCCGCGATTACGATCTGAATCAA ATCCGTTCCGAGCTCAAAGGCTTCAAGGAACTTAAATCGCCGACTTCTCCAGCGTCGGACAGTACCACGACTGCCACGACCACGGATGTTACGAGTTCAGCTGTCGCTGCAGGTCTGTCAGCTTCGGCCGCAACTGATCTGGGCGATAAAGAAACCGTCGTCGAGTCGTCAACCGATACAAAACCTACACCAGCGAGCAGCGATGGAAAAAGCCTATTGGAAGATCCGACCGAAGAAGAGCAGGAAAAATCCTCCGAAACGGAAACCCTCAGTGAAGAAGAATCATCACAATCTTCCAATAAGGCATTCTCCAGTTCACCTATCACGGCGATGGTGGACTCAGACACCGGACCAGAAACTCCAATTCCTCCACCAACCGTATCTACACCCACTCCGACTCTAACTGTGTCAAGTACCACAACAACACTATCGAGTGGCATTTCCGCTGCGACCCTAAGCAGCAACAGACATGCTAAACCGACCCCAGAAAGTATACAGGTAAAAACTATCGAAAAAGTTGTTGAAAAATCAGCAGACAAGCCAACCCTTAAACCATCGGATGAGAAACCATCCGTCAGTGGTATACTAGCGAAGCCCCCTTTGAAAACTTACGGGACGGCTGCAGCAATTTTAGCGAACGCAGAAAACAACGCAGTTAAGTTTGCATTAAGCACCATAATCAGGGAAGTTGAAGCTGATAAGCTTCCTCTTATAGTCGTTGAGGAAAACGCTGACGCTGGAACCAGTACTTCCTCGGCAGTACCAGCGGTCACCACCTTCATTAAAGATGTACCTGCTCCGATTATTACCAAACCGTCGCATTTACTTTCGGAGGAAAAAACCACCGCAGTATGTACCCCTTCTTCGAGTGCACGAGGCAATCCTTCCGCCAGAACAGAAATTACTTCCTCAAATCCCACGCAACTCCTTGTGCCagtgaaaaatacaaaaatgatcAACGTCCAGGACGAGATTGTAGCTACGGTGATTAACAAGTCGGCCATCGCAGCAGCAACTACTGCCATTGCTGTTTCGGCAGCCGTTTCGTCTACAATACCTGGCAGCGGTGGAATGACGATCCCTTCAGCAACAGCACCGACTACTGTTACTTCCACTACTTCTAGCACGTTAGCTGCTTTACGTGCGGAGAAAAAGTTCTCTGGAGATAAGAAAATGGATAAAATGTTGGGCAGCACTATTGGTAAAGGGTTAGGCATTGGTGCAGCTCTGTCGCAGCCATCCGAGAAAAAGCTCTCATCTTCAACACTAACTCCAGCCCAAAACAAACTGCTCAGTAAGGAAGCTCTGTCAATTAAATCAATCTTCGAATCCAGCGCAACTCGACTAGAAGATAACATCTCCGATGTTTACGAATTTAAGGATGTGGAATTTGAGCTTGATGCGACCACTGCTGGGTCGACTCCCAGAAAACATTTGTCGGAGGTTCCGCAAGCGGAGGTAGTTAATTCGATGACTCCGACATTGCTGAGTGACGAAAAGAAGATAGGCAAGAAAAATCCAACCAGAAAACTTGATCCTTTGGGGATACTGGACAAAAAATCCAAGAAGATTTCACCCATCAAAGAAACTGACAAGCTCAAACTTGTGCGGCGGGAAAAGGAACGGGATTTGGAAAAGGAAAAGTTATTATTAACTGAGTTGGAAGGAGCGGCGATCACATTCAGCAGTACTATGACTCCCCTAGAAAAATCTTCACCATATTTTGCCGGATTTTCCTCCTCCTCTAAGGTGGAAAACTCCGCATACGATGTATTGCAAAAATCCCCCAGTGTAAGCACTATTATTTCTCAACGAGAAGAGAAACCATCCGTACTTTGTGAAGAACAAAAACCAGAATTAGCGAAACCGGTCGTTGTTACTAAGGGCATCTTTACACCGGTAATGTCACCTACGGGACCGGAAACGTCGAATAATGAATCGGTAATGAGTCCATCGAAAATCGACGAAAAAATAAAGGCAGAACCTACATTGGAGAATTGTAAGAAATATTTCAACGACATGAACTTCGAGTTCGATGCCCCTAAGATTGAAAAACCGCCATCAATTGCTGACAAGGTACTCAAAGCCCTTGGTCATCCACAACAGAGCCATACGAGTAGCGTAAAAACCGAGTTCCCGAAGTATATAATTCCGACCGGACATCACAAGCTTCCTACAACCATCCCCTTAATCGAACCCGGAACGAGTTGCAGTCCCATCAACGCAATTCCTCTGAAAATCGAATCTCCTAGTTTCGTACCGATAGTACCCATCAAAACCCATCTCTCTGAACCTCCGAAAATTGAAATCCACAGCATCATTATGAAAAAGGAAATAGATTTGGCCAAAATGACTCCCCTCGCTCCAAAGGCAGCTCCAATTACGTTCTCCATTAAGCCGGAAATACTACCGGCGGCAACTTGCACCAAGAGCCAGGACTTGACTGAGTCGATCAAAAAGCTAGAAACATCCAATCTCGTCCAGGCGGATTCATCGCGTTTTACCCACCACGATGAGGACAGTACGGATTCCAACGATTCCGAGCATCGTCTCGTAATCGAAGACCCAGAAGCACTGGATCTCCCCGCCACAAATCCCAATAATCAACAGACCGATTTCGAGAAGCTAATCAAGGTAGAAGTTGAAGAAAAATCCCACCACATGCACCTTTCTCAGGCCGACATGCATTCGGCAGcatctgctgctgctgtggcGGCCGTAGCTTGCAAGGAACGGTTGGTTCTCAAAACGAGTGACCTGCTGCATGACGTCGTTAAGGAAGAACCTCCGCATCCTAGTCACTTCGCAGACATCACAATagcgaaaaaaggtaaacaaCCGAGCATCCTGGAAACGATCATTCAAAGTGAACTGAATACCGTCACAAGCCGAGGCATGGGATCGCACAACTACCTGAAACTGAAAGATCAACACGACTCCTTCGCTCAGAACGAACTCGAACGGCTACGTCGTGAGGAGCAACTCCAGCAGCAAATCGGTACCGGGTTGCCTTTAGTGGGTGACTCTTCCGAgaaacagcagcagcagaacACCAACAGTGAATCGCTCTCGATGTTGCTCTGTGAGGAAACCATTCCCGGTTCACCGGCTCCCGTTTGTGGTGTTTCGTCAGCTGCTGCTCAAAAGGAATCGACAAAAGTTTACGTTGAAACCGGTTCCGCTTTCCTGCAACCACAAAACATTGCCGCGCCGGATCTGAAACCGGTGCCGATGGATCTCGAGCCGAGTACAGTGGATCCCATCGTCATGGCAAGGAAGCCATCGTCGCAGACGGATGCTACAGATACACCGAACAGTTCACCTAGGGATTCCGTCAGTCAGGATGAAA ATCAAGAAGTAGATGCATCACCAGCCAAGAAGCGAAGGCAGCGAAAAACCAGCGAGGAACCGACTATCAAACGGAGGAGAACCAATGCGGGGTTGGCCTCCAGCAGTGGCTATGGATCGAGAGGAAACCATCGCCCAGTCGGAAGCAACG CTACCGACAGCGAGGACAACTCTGATTCCATGGCATTCCAGCGTGGAGGTTCAGTAGGCGGGCAATCATCCGGTGCGGGTGGTTCCTCGACGGCTTCCCCCAGTGGTAAATCCGGTAGGCCCTGTCAGTACAATTTCCTCGTTAATTTGg ATCCGGCACTTAACAGCGCCCAGCGTATTGCGATTCTGAAGAAAAAGATCCAAGAGTTACGAAAAACGTACAATGCGATTAAAGCCGAACTGGCCAGCATCGATCGCCGACGCAAGAAGCTCCGCCGACGGGAGcgggaaaacaaaaaacaagccAAAATGGCAGCCACAGGTAGTGGAACCGTCTAA